Sequence from the Herpetosiphonaceae bacterium genome:
CGCCGCCGGGGCCACAGCGTGGGCATCCTGGCCGTCGATCCGACATCGCCATTCACCGGCGGCGCGATCCTGGGCGACCGCATTCGGATGCAGCCGCTGGGCCACGATCCGGAAATCTTCGTCCGCTCGATGGCAAGCCGGGGCCAGCTCGGCGGCATCGCGCGCGCGACCGGCGACGTGATCAAAGTGCTTGACGCCGCAGGCTTCGACAAGATCATCGTCGAAACCGTCGGCGCGGGACAGGCCGAGGTCGAGATCGCGCGCGAGGCGCATACTACGGTGGTCGTCGAGGTGCCGGGCCTGGGCGACGACGTGCAGGCGATCAAAGCGGGCATTCTGGAGATCGCGGATGTGTTCGTGGTCAACAAGGCCGATCGTGAGGACGCCGAGAAGACCCGTCGGCACCTGCAAACGATGATGCAGCTTGGCGCAGCGCCGCGCGAGGGCTGGAGCGTGCCGATCGTGATGACCGTGGCGACCAAGGGCACGGGCATCGCGGAGACGGTCGAGGCGATCGAAGGGCACTGGCGGCATCTCATGCAGACCGGCCACCTGGCGCGGCGCGAACGGGGCCGGATCGTGCGAGAGTTCCAGACGATCTTGCAGGGCCTCGCGCTTGAGCTAGTCCGTGAGCGCGTGCCGGAGTCGCAGCGCGAGGCCCTGCTGACACGCATCCAGGAGCGGGAGATCGATCCCTACACGGCTGCGGAAAGGATACTGGCCGAAGCGCTCGGTGTAGCCGAATTGAAATAGAGGCCGGACGGGCTGCGCGATGCTGCGCAGCCCGTTTACGTTCCGGCGGCTGAGGACATGCGGCGGAAAGGAACAGCCATGCGATACCGTAGCCGGGTCAAGCCGAGCACGCCGATGTCGCTCCTGGGGATGCTTGTGGGCAGTGTCTTTGTCGGCACCGGAATTCTTGTCGTTATAGTTTGGAATATTCGGCAGCTTGTGGACGTTGGTTGTGGGCGGGATCGCACTCTAGTACGCCTACAATTTCTTCACCCGGCGCGGCGGAGCGATCTACGAGATCGATGTCGAACAAGAGCGCTCGGCTGCCTCAGACGATTTTGAGATACGTCTGCGCAAGCTGACGAGGCTCCGCGACGACGAGCTGATCGGCGCAGACGAGTTCGAGCAGAAACGTCGCGAGATGATGCAGGAACGGTGGTAACATAGCGCGGTGTACGCCTGCGTCTCGTGCTTGAAGGCTCCAATCGCATCATACGTTCAAGACAGGAGGTTTGTTCTGTTTATGTAAACTCAGCTATCAGCCGCGTAGACTCCCCACCTGCGTGTGAAGGCTCGGTAGCGTGCTTTGTCCATCTGTATCGTTGTGCAGCATTTGGTCAAGGAGGACTACATGAAGCCCTACGGCCCTGAAAAAATCCATAACGTCGGCATCTTCGGTCACGCTGGCAGTGGCAAGACCACGCTCGTCGAAGCGTTGCTCTTCACCGCCCACGCAACCACCCGCCTGGGCCGCGTCGAGGACGGCAACACCGTGACGGACTACGATCCCGACGAAAAGGAACGTCGGCAATCGATTAACCTGGCAATCGCCCCGCTTGAGTGGAAAGACGACAAAATCAATCTGATCGACGTGCCCGGCTCAGCCGACTATGCCTCGGAGGTCGCGGCAGCGATGCGCGTGATCGACGGCGCGGTGATCGTGATGGATGCCTCGGCGGGCGTCGAGGTCGGCACCGAGATGGTCTGGCAGGCGGCCAAGGCGGCGAACGTGCCGGTGCTGATCTTCATCAACAAGATGGATCGCGAGAACGCCGACTTCGATCGCTCGGTGCAGGACGCGCAGACGACCCTCGACGGCGCGGTGATTCCGATGCAGTTGCCGATCGGCAGCCAGAAAGATTTTCGCGGGATCATCTCGCTCCGCCGCCAGCGCGCCTGGATGATCAGCGCGAAGCATGACGGCTCGTTTGAGGAGGCGGAGATTCCCGCCGACTATGCGGATCGTGAGAGCGAGATGCGCGAGGCGCTGGTCGATAAGATCGCCGTCACCAACGACACGCTGATCGAAAAATATCTCGAAGGCGGTGCGGACGCGCTGACGCTCGACGAGCTGCGCGACGGCCTGCGAGTCGGCATCACCACCAACACGATCGTGCCGGTCTTCGTCGGCTCGGCGACCGCGATAGCGGGTATGGCGCAACTGCTGGACGGCATTCTCGACAGCTTCCCGTCGGCGGCGCGCAAGATCGCCAACGCGACCGATCTCAACGGCGACAAGGCGATCCAGATCCACCCCGATACCAAGGAGCCGCTCGGCGCGCTGGTCTTCAAGACGATGGTCGATCCACACGTCGGCAAGCTGAGCCTGGTGCGAGTCTACTCCGGCCAGCTCCAATCCAACTCCAGCGTGTACAACAGCCGCACCCGCAAAGAAGAGCGCATCGGGCAACTGTACGCGATCAAGGGTAAGGAGCAGACGCCGATCCACGCGGCGGGGCCGGGCGATCTCTGCGCGGTGATCAAGCTAACCGAGACGACCAGCGGCGATACGCTCTGCTCGCCGGATCGGCCATTCCAGCTACGCGGCATTCAGTACCCGGCTCCGGCCTTTACCGCCGCCGTCAAGCCGCACTCGCGCGCGGACCAGGACAAGATGGGCACGGCCCTGCACCGCGTGATGGAGGAAGACCCGTCGTTGCAGGTCAGCCGCGACCCAGTCACGGGCGATACGCTGCTCAGCGGCATCAGCGAGACGCATCTCCAAAACATCGCCGACCGGCTCAAGCACAAGTTCCACGTATCGATCGACCTTGAGCTGCCGCGCGTGCCCTACCGCGAGACGATCCGCGGCAAGGCCGACTCGACCTACATCCACAAAAAGCAGACCGGCGGCGCGGGCCAGTACGCCAACGTCTCGCTCCGCGTCGAGCCGCTCCCACCCGATCCGAATCGCGAAGATCCGCTCGAATTTGTGTGGGAGATCGTCGGCGGCGTGATCAGCCGTGGCTTTGCGCCCGCGATCGAAAAGGGCGTGCGCGAGGCGATGCAGGAGGGCCTGATCTCAGGCAGCCCGATGGTCGATGTGCGCGTCGGGGTCTTCGACGGCAAGGAGCACCCGGTCGACAGCAAGGAAATCGCATTCAAAACAGCGGGCTACCAGGGCTTCAGGCAGGCGGTCAATAAGGCACAGCCCGCGCTGATGGAGCCGATCTACGAGCTCCAGATCAACGTGCCCGACCAGTTTACCGGCGACGTGATGAGCGATCTCAACACGCGGCGCGGGCGGATCATGGGTGTCAACAGCGAGGGCAACCGCACCACCGTGACCGCACATGTGCCGCTGGCCGAGTGCCAGCGCTACTCGACCGACCTGCGCTCGATCACGCAGGGACGCGGCACGTTCTCGATGCGCTTCGAGCACTATGAGGATGTTCCGGCACATCTGGCGGAGCAGATCAAGGAGCAGACCCAGGCGGCAAATACAACCTCCTAGGCTGCTGGATCTCAGCCCGGCCCCTCTCCTGTCGCAACCGGAGAGGGGCTTGGTTTTTCCAGACGGGTCCCAATGACATGTTCAAACTGCATCGTCCGCCAGTCGTGCTATCATGTCGCGACCTGACAGAGACGTTGAACCATCGAGATAGGAGCCTGATCGTTCATGCGGCAGATCGCATTCTTCGTTAGCCTCGTGCTGGTAGCTGCGGTGCTGGCCGCATGTAGCACCGCAAGTCGCCTCCCCGTCGAGCCTGACGCGACGGCTGCGCCGACAAGCACGACAGCCACAGGAGCCGCCAGCGCCGCCCCGACGACCGCCGCGACCAGCGATCCGACGCCGACGGTCGCGGCGACAGCCGAGCGCACGAGCGCACCAACGCCAACGCTGCCCAACGCGCTGACGCTGTGGCACAGCTACGCCGCCGACAGCCCTGCGGCGCAGATCCTCGACGACCTGATCGCACAGGCGCGACAGGCAGCGCCCGACATGCAGATCGCGGCAACGTCGATCCCCGGCGATCAGATCGTCAACCGCTTCGAGACTGAGGCGGCGGCAGGCGGCGGCCCCGATCTGCTGCTCGCGTCCAGCAGCGGACTTGGCCGTCAGGCACGCGCCGGGATGCTGCGCGACCTGGATAGCGCCGTCGCGCCGCAGGCCAGCCGGTACCTGCCGAACGCGCTCGACAGCATGAGGGTCGACGGCAAGCTCTACGGCGTTCCGGCCTCGCTGACGACGATCGCGCTGTACTACAACACGGGAACGATCCAAAACCCACCGCGCACCACCGACGAGCTGCTGAGCGCCGTCAAGGGCGGAGCCAGGATCGCGCTGATCCGCAGCACATTCCACAATTTCGGGTTTTTCGGCGCGTTCGGCGGGCGGCTCTTCGACGATAGCGGGCGCTGCGTTGCCGACGCGGGCGGCTTTGCAGAGGCGCTCAACTATTTACGGGAGCTGAAAGCGGCTGGCGCGCAGTTCGTCACCAGCGGACGCGAGGCGGAGGCGCTCTTCAAGGAAGGTCAGGTCGATCTGGCGATCAACGGCTCGTGGCTGCTCGATGATTTTCGTGCCGCGCTGGGCGAGCAGCTTGGCGTCGCGCCGATGCCGGACGGTCCCGGTGGAGCGGCCAGTCCATTGCTCGGCGGAACAGGCGTGTATGTCAACGCCAACACCGACACCTTCGAGCAGGCGACCGCGCTGGCGCTGGCGCTTACCAGCCAGGAGGTCCAGCAGCGCTTCGTCGAGCAGAGCGCGTTCGTGCCGTCCAATCCGGGGGTAGCGACCGCCGATCCGGCGCTGGCAAGTCTGGCCGAGGCGGCGCGAGCAAGCGCGCCCTACCCGCAGCGCACCGAGCTTGATCGCTTCTGGCAGCCGTTCGACGGCGCGCTCGTGGAGGTGCTGGAAAACAACGCCGATCCGGTCGCCGCCGTACAGAGCGCCTGTACCGCGATGAACGAGGCGAACGGCAAATAAGCGCGATCACAGGACGGTGGCTAGGCGCTCAGCCCTTGCGCTCGTCGTGCAGATCAGGATCGTTGTCCGCGCCGCCGCCGGGCGGGTAGTACGGCTCGCTGTGGGTGTCGCCGTCGACCTCTGGATTCGAGAGCCATTCGCTCCCGGTCGCCGGTGAGTCGAAGCCGGTCGTGCCATCGCCCGCGCCCGTATCCCACGAAGCATTGGGAGCCGTCGAGGGTGTCTTTCCGCTCTGCTCGCTGCGCTCCCGATCCGATGTGTCTCGATCCAGTGCCATATCGGTTGCTCCTGCTATCATCGTCCACTCAAGCATCTGTTCCTCCGTTGGTGCCCGCCTAAGCATGTCGCGTGCCAGAAGATTGAGTGGCCGCCACACGGCGTGTGCGGCGGCAGCCACGATTAAGGGTACACTGTAGATATGAGTAGCCAACCTTTTGTTTCCGCGCCGCCAGCGCCGCCGGTGCAGCCGCGCGTGCGCTGGACCCTGGCCGATCTTGTGCTGACCGGCCTGCTGACGATCGGGCTGAGCGCCGCGCTGCTGCTGGTGCTGGCGCTGCCGGGTCTGTTTGGTCTGACCCTCGTGCGCGACCTGCTGAACGACCGACCGCTGGTGCTGAGCATGATCATCGGCGGCACGATCTATCTGCTCGCGGTCGTCGCGACCTACATCGTGATCGTCCGGCGACGACGCAGCAGTTGGCGCGAGATCGGCTTTCGGATGCCGCCGCTGCTGGCGCTGCTGCTCACGCCGCTGCTCTTTTTCGGCCAGTTGCTCGTGCTGATGGTCGTCAACGTGATCCTCATGACGCTCATTGGCGAGTTCGAGAATCCGCAGATCGCGGCGCTGACCGATCCCAGGGGTTTCTCCTGGCTCAACTTCGCCTTTGTCTTCATCGTCGGGGCGATCATCGCGCCGATCGTCGAGGAGATAGTCTTTCGCGGGCTGCTCTACCAATGGTTGCGCACGCATACCAGCGCGGTCGCCGCGATCGTCGTCTCAGGCATGATCTTCTCCCTGGTGCATATCTATCCCGTGGTGCTGCTGCCGCTCTTCGCCGTCGGCGTGATCCTGGCGGCGGTCTTTGAGTGGACCAAATCGCTCTGGATCACGATCGTGCTGCATTTCTTCCAGAATGCGATGGCGATCAGCGTCTTTTTTCTGCTTCAGGCGTATCCCAACCTTGTGCCGCAGACATGAGCGCGGTGATCTGCTATGGCTCGCTGATCGCCGACCGGGTGCTGGAGCTGCCGCGCTTTCCACGGCCCGGCGAGGGCATGCACGCCCTCGGCGAGCACCTCTACGTCGGCGGCGAGCCCTGCAACGTCGGCGGGCATCTCGCGGCCTGGGGCGTGGACGTGGTGATCGCGGGCAATCGGCTCGGCACTGATCCGCTCGGATCGTTCGTCGGAGCGCGCCTCCGTGAGCGCCTGCGCACTACGCCGGTTGTCGAGGGCGCTGCCGAGGTTCGGACGCCAACCTGCTACATCTGGACGACGCCCGACGGCGAGCGGACGATCGTACCCTCGTGGCCGACGCCGACCGGCTGGATGCTGCCCGGTGATGACCTGATGCGGGTGGCGCGGATGGTCAGCGTGTCGATCTATGGCCCCGGCATGGATGCGATGGTCGCGCTGGCGCGGCGCTGGCAGTTGCCGCTGGCGGTCGCTGATATTTCAGGACCCGACGATTCCCGGCTGCCGGGCGCGGCGATTGTCGCCACCTCGCGCACCGTGCTGGAGCAGCGGCACAATGTGCGCGAGATCGAGGCGTGGATCGAGGCGGTTCATGCCGTCAGCCGCGCGCTGGTCGTCGTCAGCGACGGGCCGCGCTCCGTGCTGGCGCTGGCTGCCGACGGCAGATGGTGGAGCGTGCAGCCGCCGCAGATCGCGCCCGTGGACACGACCGGAGCCGGTGACGCGCTCAAGGCCGGGCTGATCATGGGCTGGCTGCATGAGTGGCCGATCGAAGAAATGTTGCGCTGGGCGATTGCCGCCGCCAGCCTGCAATGCCTCCATCGCGGCCCGTGCGAGCATCCCGCGACTCGTGAGGAGATCGAATCGCTGATGCCGACGGTTGGCGTGGCTCCCTGGTAGATGAGAACAAAGATTATCGGCACCAGCTCACGATCTGCGGCGGTGCGTTAGAATACAGCCATGCACGAACGACCGCTACGCACAGATGATTTTGACTACGATCTGCCTCAGGAGCTAATCGCTCAGACGCCGGTCGAGCCGCGCGACGCCTCGCGGCTGCTGGTGCTGGATCGTCAGACCGGCGCGCTCCACCACGACCGCTTCTTCAACATCGGGCACTACCTCCAGCCAGGCGATCTGCTGGTCGCCAACGAAAGCCGAGTGCTTCCGGCGCGGCTCTTCGGCCACAAACCGACCGGCGGCAAAGTCGAGGTGCTGCTGCTGCGCCGTCGCGACGATCGCACCTGGGAGGCGCTGGTCGGCGGCAAGGGCGTGCGGCCCGGCACCACGCTTCAGATCGAGCCGCAGGCCGCGACCCATCACGGGCCGGTGCGCGCCGAGGTGCTGGATGCGCTGCCGCATGGCGGGCGGCTGATCCAGTTCGAGACGCCGATCGAGCCGCTGCTGCCGGAGCTTGGGCAGATGCCGCTGCCG
This genomic interval carries:
- a CDS encoding CPBP family intramembrane glutamic endopeptidase, which translates into the protein MSSQPFVSAPPAPPVQPRVRWTLADLVLTGLLTIGLSAALLLVLALPGLFGLTLVRDLLNDRPLVLSMIIGGTIYLLAVVATYIVIVRRRRSSWREIGFRMPPLLALLLTPLLFFGQLLVLMVVNVILMTLIGEFENPQIAALTDPRGFSWLNFAFVFIVGAIIAPIVEEIVFRGLLYQWLRTHTSAVAAIVVSGMIFSLVHIYPVVLLPLFAVGVILAAVFEWTKSLWITIVLHFFQNAMAISVFFLLQAYPNLVPQT
- the fusA gene encoding elongation factor G encodes the protein MKPYGPEKIHNVGIFGHAGSGKTTLVEALLFTAHATTRLGRVEDGNTVTDYDPDEKERRQSINLAIAPLEWKDDKINLIDVPGSADYASEVAAAMRVIDGAVIVMDASAGVEVGTEMVWQAAKAANVPVLIFINKMDRENADFDRSVQDAQTTLDGAVIPMQLPIGSQKDFRGIISLRRQRAWMISAKHDGSFEEAEIPADYADRESEMREALVDKIAVTNDTLIEKYLEGGADALTLDELRDGLRVGITTNTIVPVFVGSATAIAGMAQLLDGILDSFPSAARKIANATDLNGDKAIQIHPDTKEPLGALVFKTMVDPHVGKLSLVRVYSGQLQSNSSVYNSRTRKEERIGQLYAIKGKEQTPIHAAGPGDLCAVIKLTETTSGDTLCSPDRPFQLRGIQYPAPAFTAAVKPHSRADQDKMGTALHRVMEEDPSLQVSRDPVTGDTLLSGISETHLQNIADRLKHKFHVSIDLELPRVPYRETIRGKADSTYIHKKQTGGAGQYANVSLRVEPLPPDPNREDPLEFVWEIVGGVISRGFAPAIEKGVREAMQEGLISGSPMVDVRVGVFDGKEHPVDSKEIAFKTAGYQGFRQAVNKAQPALMEPIYELQINVPDQFTGDVMSDLNTRRGRIMGVNSEGNRTTVTAHVPLAECQRYSTDLRSITQGRGTFSMRFEHYEDVPAHLAEQIKEQTQAANTTS
- the meaB gene encoding methylmalonyl Co-A mutase-associated GTPase MeaB → MGLIDQMRGGDRRALSRLVTIVENGGDDGHRALAKLYQHTGKAHIIGVTGPPGAGKSTLVNELTLDLRRRGHSVGILAVDPTSPFTGGAILGDRIRMQPLGHDPEIFVRSMASRGQLGGIARATGDVIKVLDAAGFDKIIVETVGAGQAEVEIAREAHTTVVVEVPGLGDDVQAIKAGILEIADVFVVNKADREDAEKTRRHLQTMMQLGAAPREGWSVPIVMTVATKGTGIAETVEAIEGHWRHLMQTGHLARRERGRIVREFQTILQGLALELVRERVPESQREALLTRIQEREIDPYTAAERILAEALGVAELK
- a CDS encoding carbohydrate kinase family protein, yielding MSAVICYGSLIADRVLELPRFPRPGEGMHALGEHLYVGGEPCNVGGHLAAWGVDVVIAGNRLGTDPLGSFVGARLRERLRTTPVVEGAAEVRTPTCYIWTTPDGERTIVPSWPTPTGWMLPGDDLMRVARMVSVSIYGPGMDAMVALARRWQLPLAVADISGPDDSRLPGAAIVATSRTVLEQRHNVREIEAWIEAVHAVSRALVVVSDGPRSVLALAADGRWWSVQPPQIAPVDTTGAGDALKAGLIMGWLHEWPIEEMLRWAIAAASLQCLHRGPCEHPATREEIESLMPTVGVAPW
- a CDS encoding extracellular solute-binding protein; translated protein: MRQIAFFVSLVLVAAVLAACSTASRLPVEPDATAAPTSTTATGAASAAPTTAATSDPTPTVAATAERTSAPTPTLPNALTLWHSYAADSPAAQILDDLIAQARQAAPDMQIAATSIPGDQIVNRFETEAAAGGGPDLLLASSSGLGRQARAGMLRDLDSAVAPQASRYLPNALDSMRVDGKLYGVPASLTTIALYYNTGTIQNPPRTTDELLSAVKGGARIALIRSTFHNFGFFGAFGGRLFDDSGRCVADAGGFAEALNYLRELKAAGAQFVTSGREAEALFKEGQVDLAINGSWLLDDFRAALGEQLGVAPMPDGPGGAASPLLGGTGVYVNANTDTFEQATALALALTSQEVQQRFVEQSAFVPSNPGVATADPALASLAEAARASAPYPQRTELDRFWQPFDGALVEVLENNADPVAAVQSACTAMNEANGK